The genomic window GTTGTTTGCGGGCGGGGGGTGGTTTGTGGGTGTTTGGGAACGCGCGTGGGAATGCGGAGGCGGTGGTTCGGGCGTTGTTCCGTACGGTGCGGGCTCGGACCTGGCGGGCGTGGTTTGCGTCCCTGCCCCGGGAGTGGGCGTTTTATGAGGAGGCGCAATATGAGCGGTGGTTGGCGGAGGCCGGTTTTGGAGTGCGGCGCGTGGCGGCGGTGGAGCGGGGCGAACGATTCCGGGATGTGGCGGCATTTGCGGGATGGATTCGGACGACCTGGCTGCCCTACACGCAGCGGGTGCCGGAGGAGCTTCGGGATGCTTTCGTGGGTGCGGTGGTGACGAGCTACCTGGAGCAGTGCCCGGCGGGCCCTGATGGTTCGGTGTGGGTGGCGATGCGGCGGCTGGAACTGGAGGCGGTCCGGATTTGAGCGGGATGACGCGGGCTCAGCCCGTGCCGGGTGTGTTGGCCAGGGAGGCCAGGAGTCGTTGCAGCCCTTCCCTCAGGCTGGTGGTGGGCTGCCAGCCCAGGGATCGGAGTTGTGTGATATCGGCCACCACGGGATGAAAGGGGTCGGGCGCAGGGGGATCCTGAAACAGGATGAGGTCGGGTCGGCCGACGCAATCGGCGGCGGTTCGGGCAATTTCGCCCACGGTGACGCCGGTGCCGGAGCCCCAGTTGATGGGGCCGGTGACTTTGCGTTCGAGGGTGAGGAGGACGGCCCGGGCGAGGTCTTCGATGAAGATGTAATCCTTGATTGCGTGGGGGCTTTTGATGGTGACGGTCCGGCCGGCGCGGAGCTGGAGGAGGAGGGAGGAACAGAGGCGGGCGGGATGTTCGCCGGGCCCGTACGGGTAAAAGATGCGGCCCCAGGCGAAGGTGCAACCGTGTTGGGCGGCGAGGGTTTCCAGGTTGCGACGGAGTTGGTCTTTGGCGCGGGCGTAGGGCGTGGTGGGGGTGACGGGGGTGTGGAGTTCGTGCAGGGGCTGGCCGGTGATTTGGTATTCGATGCAGGTACCGACGCCGACGATTTGTTTGATGCCGCGGCGGGCCAGGCCGTGGAGGAAGGTGAGGCTGTCGTGGAGCAGGCGCTCGTTTTCGGGCGAGTGGAGGTAGACGCCGGGGGTGGCGATCCATGCTGCGTGGAGGCAGGCCTCGGGCGCGAATTGTTCCAGGGCGGGCCATGGGGGTTCGGCCAGGGTGCCTTCGAGCCACTGCAGACGGTCGGAGGGTGGGAGGTCGGTTGGGAGGGGTCGGCCGGGTCGTTTGAGTCCGGCGACGAGGTGGCCTCTGGCCAGGGCGGCTCGTACGCAGGCGGACCCGATGAAGCCGGCGGCACCGGTGATGAGGAGCTTCATGGGAGTTCGGCCAGCAGGGGCAGTTGGCGGTCGCGTTCGGAGAGGATGGGGTTGGGCAGCGGCCAGGGGATGGCGAGCTGGGGATCGTTCCAGCGCACGCCCCGGGCCAGTTCAGGGTGGTAGAATTCGGACATGTGGTAGAAGACCTCGGAGTTATCCTGGAGGCACTGGAAACCGTGGGCGATGCCGCCGGGGACGTAGAGCATGCGCCGGTTTTGTCCGGTCAGTTCGAAGGCTTCCCATTGGCCGAAGGTGGGGGAGTTGCGGCGCAGGTCCACCAGGACGTCCCAGATGGCGCCGACGGCGCATCGGATGAGTTTGATTTCGGGTTTGGGGTCGGCCTGGTAGTGGAGTCCGCGGATGGTGCCGCGGCGCCGGGTGAGGGTGAGGTTGCACTGGGGCCAGCGGGTGTTGAGTCCGTGTTGTTGGAATTCGCGTTCGCAGAAGGTGCGGGCGAGGAACCCGCGTTCGTCCTCGCGCAGTTCGAGGTCGATGATCCAGACGCCGGGCAGGCGAGCGGGTGTGAACTTCATAGGCTCAGAGCACACGTACCTGCGGGATGGGAAGGATAAACCGGCCGCCGGCTTTGCGGTAGGGTTCCTGCTGGGCCAGGATTTCGTCGGCGAAATTCCAGGCCAGAAGGAGGGTGTAGTCGGGGTGTTCCTCGAGCAGGGCTTCGGGGGGGCGGATGGGGAGGTGCACGCCGGGCATGAGCCGGCCCTGTTTGTAGGGGCTGCGGTCGGCGACGAAGTCGAGCAGGTCGGTCCCGATGCCGTAGTAGTTGAGGAGGGTGGTTCCCTTGGCGGCGGCGCCATAGGCGGCGAGGCGGTGGCCGCGGGATTTGAGTTGGTGGAGCAGCCGGCGGAGTTCGTCGCGCAATTGCGTCACGCGGTGGGCGAAGTGGCGGTAGGGGTTCGGGGTTTGGATGCCGTGCTTTTGCTCTTCGGCCAGCAGGGCCGGTACGGAATCGTGCACGGGGTGTTCGCCCCGCCGTCCGGCGAAGAGCCGGAGGGAACCTCCGTGGATGGGGATGCGTTCGACGTGGAAGATTTCCAAGCCGTGCCGTTGGAAGAGGGGGATCAGCGGGGTCAGGGTGAAGTAGAAAACGTGTTCGTGATAGATGGTGTCGAACTCGGTCCGCTCCAGGAAA from Limisphaera ngatamarikiensis includes these protein-coding regions:
- a CDS encoding methyltransferase domain-containing protein, with product MNGRVRWDPLDYAAHSAVQEGWGRELVARLPLRGDERVLDVGCGDGRLTAMLADRVPRGLVVGVDSSPEMVAYARAVHSRGRQSRLRFEVCPAGEIGGLGEFDVVFSNATLHWIRDQAGFFRAAACCLRAGGGLWVFGNARGNAEAVVRALFRTVRARTWRAWFASLPREWAFYEEAQYERWLAEAGFGVRRVAAVERGERFRDVAAFAGWIRTTWLPYTQRVPEELRDAFVGAVVTSYLEQCPAGPDGSVWVAMRRLELEAVRI
- a CDS encoding NAD-dependent epimerase/dehydratase family protein; its protein translation is MKLLITGAAGFIGSACVRAALARGHLVAGLKRPGRPLPTDLPPSDRLQWLEGTLAEPPWPALEQFAPEACLHAAWIATPGVYLHSPENERLLHDSLTFLHGLARRGIKQIVGVGTCIEYQITGQPLHELHTPVTPTTPYARAKDQLRRNLETLAAQHGCTFAWGRIFYPYGPGEHPARLCSSLLLQLRAGRTVTIKSPHAIKDYIFIEDLARAVLLTLERKVTGPINWGSGTGVTVGEIARTAADCVGRPDLILFQDPPAPDPFHPVVADITQLRSLGWQPTTSLREGLQRLLASLANTPGTG
- a CDS encoding class I SAM-dependent methyltransferase — encoded protein: MSACRSCGHPELTRVLDLGLQPLANNYPRPEDLQKPEPRFPLCLAVCPRCWLMQITDLVPPVTLFSEYLYFSSFSDAMLRHARQAAERYIREFNLGPHSFVIEIASNDGYLLQNFVAARVPCLGIEPATNIARVAREKGIPTLEAFFGLALAQQLASEGRTADLVLGNNVFAHAPDTNDFVAGLAAILRPRGRVILEFPYGVDFLERTEFDTIYHEHVFYFTLTPLIPLFQRHGLEIFHVERIPIHGGSLRLFAGRRGEHPVHDSVPALLAEEQKHGIQTPNPYRHFAHRVTQLRDELRRLLHQLKSRGHRLAAYGAAAKGTTLLNYYGIGTDLLDFVADRSPYKQGRLMPGVHLPIRPPEALLEEHPDYTLLLAWNFADEILAQQEPYRKAGGRFILPIPQVRVL
- the rfbC gene encoding dTDP-4-dehydrorhamnose 3,5-epimerase, with product MKFTPARLPGVWIIDLELREDERGFLARTFCEREFQQHGLNTRWPQCNLTLTRRRGTIRGLHYQADPKPEIKLIRCAVGAIWDVLVDLRRNSPTFGQWEAFELTGQNRRMLYVPGGIAHGFQCLQDNSEVFYHMSEFYHPELARGVRWNDPQLAIPWPLPNPILSERDRQLPLLAELP